From the genome of Triticum aestivum cultivar Chinese Spring chromosome 3B, IWGSC CS RefSeq v2.1, whole genome shotgun sequence, one region includes:
- the LOC123070184 gene encoding uncharacterized protein: MGSDLVVLGRSASSPFPSRHRPPPSPPPPPRRLATLSLQRALCSGGGGGLLWRSRRGPLVAEQEGEDGGSAPSGGGGGGGGRWWRLRLFRGSLKVLEPDIQHANNLAAPCLFLFLLQRTDCSLAGALGLLRIPIYKATPPMVKIPYRMVLDVLLESLGLPAAEYRTKACEGGLKCSFNSCAWDLFRLMDLKADAIMHELAKRRFSRSDLWSKLMVFSNIGSIHAEVLAVVAVAGQDGEEPPPPRGGWLLNLSFCFHFAKGDWIKFCTDSPKLCGRPGYAAFNHI, from the exons ATGGGGTCGGATCTGGTGGTGCTAGGTCGGAGCGCCTCCTCTCCTTTCCCCAGCCGCCACCGGCCACCTCCcagccctcctcctccgcctcgtcgcctcGCCACCTTGAGCTTGCAGCGAGCGCTCTgctctggcggcggcggtggcctcttGTGGCGGAGCAGGAGGGGGCCTCTTGTGGCGGAGCAGGAGGGGGAAGACGGTGGCAGCGCGCCCtctggtggcggaggaggaggaggagggagatggtgGCGGCTGCGCTTGTTCAGGGGCTCGCTCAAGGTGCTCGAGCCCGACATCCAGCACGCCAACAACCT GGCCGCCCCgtgcctcttcctcttcctcctgcaGCGGACCGACTGCAGCCTCGCCGGCGCCCTCGGCCTCCTCAGGATCCCCATCTACAAG GCTACTCCCCCAATGGTGAAAATCCCCTACAGAATGGTGCTGGATGTCCTTTTAGAATCTTTGGGCCTGCCAGCGGCTGAGTATCGAACCAAAGCATGCGAGGGTGGTTTGAA GTGTTCGTTCAATTCATGTGCTTGGGATTTGTTTCGATTGATGGACCTCAAAGCTGATGCAATAATGCATGAACTTGCCAAAAG GAGGTTTAGCAGGTCTGACTTATGGTCTAAGTTGATGGTGTTTAGCAATATTGGTTCGATCCATGCAGAGGTCCTCGCCGTCGTTGCAGTGGCGGGACAAGACGGCGAggagcctcctcctcctcgcggcgGCTGGCTGTTAAATCTTTCGTTTTGTTTTCATTTTGCCAAAG GTGATTGGATAAAGTTCTGTACTGATAGTCCGAAACTTTGTGGTCGCCCAGGCTATGCAGCCTTTAATCATATTTAA